One genomic region from Mesorhizobium terrae encodes:
- a CDS encoding RNA-binding protein translates to MNDRTCIVTRKTAETDELIRFVVGPDSAVVPDLKRVLPGRGCWVSADRATIDKAAAKGHFARAFKKQVIVPPELGAMIDGLLVRSALGSLGLARKAGAVALGAAKVDGAVRSGKALLVLHAFEASDDGVRKITQARRATVHLGGPAIPVYKLFPEADLSLAMGGANVIHAAVLASDAGKAAVKRMVALDRYRGGSPDDLAMIAAVAGDDDAAEDME, encoded by the coding sequence ATGAACGATCGCACCTGCATCGTCACAAGGAAGACCGCCGAAACGGATGAATTGATCCGTTTCGTCGTCGGCCCGGATTCGGCCGTCGTTCCAGATCTCAAAAGGGTTCTCCCAGGCCGTGGCTGCTGGGTCAGCGCCGATCGCGCCACGATCGACAAGGCAGCGGCCAAGGGGCACTTCGCCCGCGCGTTCAAGAAACAGGTAATCGTCCCGCCGGAACTCGGCGCGATGATCGATGGGCTGCTCGTAAGGTCGGCGCTGGGTTCGCTCGGCCTTGCCCGCAAGGCCGGCGCCGTGGCGCTTGGCGCGGCCAAGGTGGACGGCGCCGTGCGCTCGGGCAAGGCATTGCTCGTCCTTCATGCTTTCGAAGCCTCCGACGACGGCGTGCGCAAGATCACCCAGGCGCGCCGTGCAACTGTCCATCTCGGTGGGCCCGCCATCCCCGTTTACAAACTTTTCCCTGAAGCGGATTTGAGTTTGGCAATGGGGGGGGCAAATGTGATACATGCTGCCGTTCTCGCGAGCGACGCGGGTAAGGCGGCCGTGAAGCGCATGGTTGCGCTCGACCGTTACCGGGGCGGTTCTCCGGACGATCTGGCAATGATTGCGGCTGTTGCCGGCGATGATGATGCCGCAGAGGATATGGAATGA
- the infB gene encoding translation initiation factor IF-2, producing MSDTNSGDDKTLNVTPKKTLTLKRPGIEQSTVRQNFSHGRTKSVVVETKRKFVKPGEQAAPAAQSVFTPKPAAPAPQPQPQPQQAAPVVQEPRRPPPQPDRGGMVLNELSRGEMEARRRALEGSQAREVEDRQRATEEAKRRADEEERRKREREDSARRQAEEEARIKAEAEARRRAEEEARRRAPQTAEQVAAEEEEEAKPRSRGATPSTALPPRRLATPELARPAKPTKAEEDRRRGKLTLNTALSSEDGADRARSLSAMRRRQEKFKRAMHNEPREKVVREVTVPETITIQELAQRMSERAVDVVKYFMKQGQILKPGDVIDADTAELVASEFGHTVKRVAESDIEEGLFNIADHAEDLVTRPPVVTIMGHVDHGKTSLLDAIRHANVVSGEAGGITQHIGAYQVERNGQKITFIDTPGHAAFTAMRARGAQATDIAILVVAADDSVMPQTIESISHAKAAGVPIIVAINKVDKPSADPQKVRTQLLQHEVFVESMGGEVLDVEVSAKTGAGLDKLLEAILLQAEILDLKSNPDRTAEGVVIEARLDKGRGPVATVLVQTGTLMPGEILVAGNEWGRVRALVNDRGEHVKEAPPAMPVEILGLQGTPQAGDRFAVVNNEARAREITEYRQRLARDKAVAKHATQRGSLEQMMSQLQASGLKEFPLIIKGDVQGSIEAIVAALDKLGTDEVRARIVHAGAGAITESDITLAETSGAAIIGFNVRANPQARAAAEAAGIEIRYYNIIYNLVDDVKDAMSGLLSPERRETFLGNAEILEVFHITKVGKVAGCRVTEGRVERGAGVRLIRDNVVIHEGTLKTLKRFKDEVPEVPVGQECGMAFQNYENILAGDIIECFRVEMVTRKL from the coding sequence ATGAGCGATACGAATTCGGGCGATGACAAGACGTTGAACGTTACGCCCAAGAAGACACTGACGCTGAAGCGCCCGGGCATCGAGCAGAGCACGGTGCGCCAGAACTTCTCGCACGGCCGCACGAAGTCGGTTGTCGTCGAGACCAAGCGCAAGTTCGTCAAGCCGGGCGAGCAGGCGGCGCCTGCTGCGCAGTCCGTGTTCACGCCCAAGCCAGCAGCGCCGGCGCCGCAGCCGCAGCCACAACCGCAGCAGGCCGCGCCGGTCGTGCAGGAGCCGCGGCGCCCGCCGCCTCAACCCGATCGCGGCGGCATGGTGCTGAACGAACTCTCGCGCGGCGAGATGGAAGCCCGTCGCCGGGCGCTCGAAGGCTCCCAGGCGCGCGAGGTTGAAGACCGTCAGCGCGCCACCGAGGAAGCCAAGCGCCGCGCCGATGAAGAAGAGCGCCGCAAGCGCGAACGCGAAGACTCTGCCCGCCGCCAAGCCGAGGAAGAAGCCCGTATCAAGGCCGAAGCCGAAGCCCGTCGCCGCGCCGAGGAAGAGGCGCGCCGCCGCGCGCCGCAGACCGCCGAACAGGTGGCCGCCGAAGAGGAAGAAGAAGCAAAGCCCCGCAGTCGCGGCGCTACGCCTTCGACCGCCTTGCCGCCGCGCCGTCTCGCCACGCCCGAACTGGCGCGCCCTGCCAAGCCGACCAAGGCCGAGGAAGACCGTCGTCGCGGCAAGCTGACGCTCAACACGGCGCTGTCCTCGGAAGATGGCGCCGACCGCGCGCGCTCGCTGTCGGCCATGCGTCGCCGTCAGGAGAAGTTCAAGCGCGCCATGCACAACGAGCCGCGCGAGAAGGTCGTGCGCGAAGTGACGGTGCCTGAAACCATCACCATCCAGGAACTGGCGCAGCGCATGTCCGAGCGCGCGGTGGATGTGGTCAAGTACTTCATGAAGCAGGGCCAGATCCTGAAGCCGGGCGATGTCATCGACGCCGACACCGCCGAGCTGGTGGCTTCCGAATTCGGCCACACCGTCAAGCGCGTTGCCGAGTCCGACATCGAGGAAGGCCTGTTCAACATCGCCGACCACGCGGAAGATCTGGTGACGCGGCCGCCGGTGGTGACCATCATGGGTCACGTCGACCACGGCAAGACCTCGCTGCTCGACGCTATCCGTCACGCCAATGTCGTCTCGGGCGAAGCCGGTGGCATCACCCAGCATATCGGCGCCTATCAGGTCGAGCGGAACGGTCAGAAGATCACCTTCATCGACACGCCCGGCCACGCCGCCTTCACGGCGATGCGTGCTCGTGGCGCGCAGGCGACCGACATCGCCATCCTCGTGGTGGCGGCCGACGACAGCGTGATGCCGCAGACGATCGAATCGATCAGCCATGCCAAGGCAGCCGGCGTTCCGATCATCGTGGCCATCAACAAGGTCGACAAGCCTTCCGCCGATCCGCAGAAGGTGCGCACGCAGCTGCTCCAGCACGAAGTGTTCGTGGAATCGATGGGCGGTGAGGTGCTCGACGTCGAAGTGTCGGCCAAGACCGGCGCGGGTCTCGACAAGCTCCTGGAAGCCATCCTGCTGCAGGCCGAAATCCTCGACCTCAAGTCGAACCCGGACCGTACCGCCGAAGGCGTGGTCATCGAAGCGCGTCTCGACAAGGGCCGTGGTCCGGTCGCCACCGTGCTGGTGCAGACCGGCACGCTGATGCCGGGCGAAATCCTCGTCGCGGGCAATGAATGGGGCCGCGTGCGCGCTCTGGTCAACGACCGTGGCGAACACGTCAAGGAAGCGCCGCCGGCCATGCCGGTGGAAATCCTCGGCCTCCAGGGAACGCCTCAGGCCGGCGACCGTTTCGCGGTCGTCAACAATGAGGCGCGTGCCCGCGAGATCACCGAGTATCGTCAGCGTCTGGCCCGCGACAAGGCGGTCGCCAAGCACGCCACGCAGCGTGGTTCGCTGGAACAGATGATGTCGCAGTTGCAGGCGAGCGGGCTGAAAGAGTTCCCGCTCATCATCAAGGGCGACGTGCAGGGTTCCATCGAGGCGATCGTTGCGGCACTGGACAAGCTTGGCACCGACGAGGTCCGGGCGCGCATCGTCCATGCCGGGGCCGGCGCCATCACCGAAAGCGATATCACGCTGGCCGAGACGTCGGGCGCCGCGATCATCGGCTTCAACGTCCGTGCAAACCCGCAGGCGCGCGCCGCGGCGGAAGCCGCGGGCATCGAGATCCGCTACTACAACATCATCTACAACCTCGTGGATGACGTGAAGGACGCGATGTCGGGCCTGCTGTCGCCGGAGCGTCGCGAAACCTTCCTCGGCAATGCGGAGATCCTCGAGGTCTTCCACATCACCAAGGTCGGCAAGGTCGCTGGCTGCCGTGTCACCGAGGGCCGCGTCGAGCGTGGTGCGGGCGTACGCCTGATCCGCGACAACGTGGTTATCCACGAAGGCACGCTGAAGACGCTGAAGC